ATTTGATAAAGCGATATCAAATAAATTTTTAAAAGAATCAAAATCTTTGACAATAGATTAAATTTATTGTGGCAATGTACGAGGTTCGACCTCGCACATAGAGTGTGTCTTCAAAAGGGGACAGCGTCCCTGCCTTCTTACCCACTTTCTTACTGCGTTTTAGCGGTTTTCGTTTGGAGAAATCCATGGAGGTCGGACCTCCATAGTGAAAAAACTACTAACGTCCCTCGGCACCGGCGAGTAACAAAAGTAACGGAGAACTGGAGAATTTTTGGAGACCGAGTCTCCAAAAATTGAGAGGCTCAGCCTCTCAATAATATGGATATCTAAAGGTTAACATAATATCAAAAAAACAGCTCTTTAAAGGCTGAGTAAAAAGGAAATAAATAAACTATTATTGATAGTGATTGTTTACATCAATAATTTCAATCACGTTTTTCTTTCGAAAGATAAAAATTGCTCGGTATTTTCGATTAACTCTAAAACTCCAAATTCGCATTTTTTTTGGTTTAAGAAGTTCAGTTTTTAAGCTTGAGCGGAAGGAATTTATTTCAAATATTTTCTTTTGTTTTTCAAACTTCTTTATCAGATTTCTTTTTCTGAGATAGTTATTGATTTCTGGATGAAGAGGAAAAATTTTCATACGCGAAAGTAAGAAGAGCGCTTTAATCCTTTTTCTAAACTTTTTAGAAACTTCTGAGTATATTGTCCTGTTTTTCCGAACTCTTTAATAATTTTTTCAACATTTTTCGTAGGCGGAGGAGCGAAAAGATTCTCTTTAATGCCCTCATAAATATATTCGTATCGAAGAGCCTTTTCAGTCAACTCATGGTATTCTTTCTTAGTAATTGTAATTGTTGCGGCCATAAAGATTTTAGTTAATTTTTATTAATTTAGTCTTTTACAATTTTATTGTAATCCTTGAAACAGAAATGTCAAATAAAATTGTGGAAATCTTTTACCCAAATCAAAATAATCTACAACTTCGGCTCCGCTAGATTAGGAACAGGAGAATAAGTAGAAAGTTTGGGAACTCGGTTCCCAAACAAACCGTCTACAACTTCGGCTCCGCCCACCTCGGGACGTAAAGTAGTGAAAATACTAACGTCCCTCGACACCGGCGAATAAAAAAGT
The sequence above is a segment of the Patescibacteria group bacterium genome. Coding sequences within it:
- a CDS encoding type II toxin-antitoxin system RelE/ParE family toxin — its product is MKIFPLHPEINNYLRKRNLIKKFEKQKKIFEINSFRSSLKTELLKPKKMRIWSFRVNRKYRAIFIFRKKNVIEIIDVNNHYQ